In a single window of the Pandoraea pulmonicola genome:
- the cobD gene encoding threonine-phosphate decarboxylase CobD, translating to MAVSSPPAPAPRHGGNLGEAVLRYGRPREDWLDLSTGINPNGYPVPMPPANVWRDLPDALDDLIDVAACYYGVPASTVVPCAGSQAVIRALPTLLRPGRVAIASLTYSEYAPAFARAGHTVVPWQGPEAGLPDVDYLVWVNPDNPTTRCVPRDTLSQWRATLADRDGLLIVDEAFADVSPHASMTPHVGEPGLFVLRSVGKFFGLAGIRAGFALCRTEMAERLSACLGAWTVSGPARFAVRTALLDTAWQARARERLFRDGERLLTLLRTAGWPAEGTPLFAWTPHAAAPAWHEALAGQGVWTRLFEVRPITQSNGETHALASLRLGLPADDAGWQRLTAALAACRAA from the coding sequence ATGGCTGTGAGCTCTCCCCCGGCGCCAGCCCCCCGTCACGGCGGCAATCTCGGCGAGGCCGTCCTTCGCTACGGCCGCCCGCGCGAGGACTGGCTCGACCTGTCCACCGGCATCAATCCGAACGGCTACCCCGTGCCGATGCCGCCCGCCAACGTCTGGCGCGATCTGCCCGACGCCTTGGACGATCTCATCGACGTCGCCGCCTGCTATTACGGCGTGCCGGCGAGCACGGTCGTACCCTGCGCAGGCTCGCAGGCCGTCATCCGTGCCCTGCCCACGCTGCTGCGGCCGGGGCGCGTCGCCATCGCCTCGCTCACCTACAGCGAATACGCACCGGCCTTCGCTCGCGCAGGCCACACGGTGGTCCCATGGCAAGGCCCTGAAGCGGGGCTGCCGGACGTCGATTATCTCGTCTGGGTCAATCCGGACAATCCGACGACACGGTGCGTCCCGCGCGACACCTTGTCCCAATGGCGAGCCACGCTGGCCGATCGTGATGGACTACTGATCGTCGACGAGGCGTTTGCGGATGTCTCGCCACACGCGTCGATGACGCCGCACGTCGGCGAGCCAGGGCTGTTCGTGCTGCGCTCCGTCGGGAAGTTCTTTGGTCTGGCGGGGATTCGCGCGGGTTTCGCGTTGTGCCGGACCGAAATGGCCGAGCGGCTGAGTGCGTGCCTCGGCGCCTGGACGGTCAGCGGCCCCGCACGATTCGCAGTCCGAACCGCATTGCTCGACACGGCGTGGCAGGCGCGTGCAAGAGAACGATTGTTTCGCGACGGAGAACGGTTGCTGACGCTGCTGCGAACGGCCGGTTGGCCCGCCGAGGGCACGCCGCTTTTCGCATGGACACCGCATGCCGCGGCGCCAGCATGGCACGAAGCGCTGGCCGGTCAAGGCGTCTGGACGCGTCTTTTCGAAGTCCGTCCGATCACGCAATCGAACGGCGAAACACACGCACTGGCCAGTCTGCGGCTCGGCTTGCCGGCGGACGACGCCGGCTGGCAACGATTGACGGCCGCGCTGGCGGCCTGCCGAGCAGCGTAG
- the cbiB gene encoding adenosylcobinamide-phosphate synthase CbiB yields MLTGLAPESLWLAALIGVLLDAWLGEPRRWHPLVGFGRIASGVQAWLNTEETRDKPFSAMVRGTWAWSIMLVVPVLLAWALTWLPGWSGILWQALALYAALGARSLREHVMPIARALSEGDLPQARALTARIVSRDTEDASASDIARAAVESTLENGNDAIFGALFWFAIAGAPGVVLFRLANTLDAMWGYRTDKFLYFGRPAARIDDLLNWIPARLTAASYAIFGDMSRAIVCWRTQAKAWSSPNAGPVMAAGAGSLGVQLGGPARYQGEWETRPELGCGMAPSAQHIKAAWRLISRSMWMWLIVSGALALFAASQVDTLPTGVM; encoded by the coding sequence ATGCTCACCGGACTCGCCCCCGAATCGCTCTGGCTCGCTGCGCTGATCGGCGTGCTGCTGGACGCCTGGCTCGGCGAACCGCGCCGATGGCATCCGCTCGTCGGCTTCGGCCGTATCGCCAGCGGCGTGCAAGCGTGGCTGAACACCGAGGAAACGCGAGACAAGCCGTTCAGCGCGATGGTGCGCGGCACGTGGGCGTGGTCGATCATGCTGGTAGTGCCCGTGCTCCTCGCCTGGGCGCTGACGTGGCTACCCGGCTGGAGCGGGATTCTCTGGCAGGCGCTCGCCCTGTACGCGGCGCTCGGCGCGCGCAGCTTGCGCGAGCATGTGATGCCCATCGCCCGAGCCTTGAGTGAAGGCGATCTGCCGCAAGCGCGCGCGCTCACCGCGCGCATCGTCTCGCGCGACACCGAGGACGCAAGCGCCTCGGACATCGCCCGCGCGGCCGTCGAATCGACGCTCGAGAACGGCAACGATGCGATCTTCGGCGCCCTCTTCTGGTTCGCCATCGCGGGCGCACCGGGTGTCGTCCTGTTCCGTCTCGCCAATACGCTCGACGCCATGTGGGGCTATCGCACCGACAAGTTTCTGTACTTCGGCCGGCCGGCTGCCCGGATCGACGATTTGCTCAACTGGATTCCGGCACGTCTGACGGCCGCGAGCTACGCGATCTTCGGCGACATGTCGCGTGCCATCGTTTGCTGGCGCACGCAGGCCAAGGCCTGGTCCAGCCCGAACGCGGGACCGGTGATGGCCGCGGGCGCCGGTAGTCTCGGCGTGCAGTTGGGCGGCCCGGCGCGCTATCAGGGCGAATGGGAAACGCGCCCGGAACTCGGCTGCGGCATGGCGCCGTCCGCGCAGCACATCAAGGCGGCGTGGCGCCTCATTTCGCGTTCGATGTGGATGTGGCTCATCGTCTCCGGCGCGCTCGCGTTGTTCGCGGCCTCGCAGGTCGACACCCTGCCCACTGGCGTGATGTGA
- the cobU gene encoding bifunctional adenosylcobinamide kinase/adenosylcobinamide-phosphate guanylyltransferase: MSVPDLTFVLGGARSGKSAFAERLAEQSGLPVTYLATAAVSDEPEMRARIAHHRAQRPAHWASVEVGRDLAGALRAVARDGHCVLVDCLPLWLAGWLCPPDDHPEGPADDAQWQEVVASLAQTLATLPGRIVVVSNEIGLGVVPLGSLTRRYVDELGRLNQRVAALAPQVRFVVAGLPMAVKG; this comes from the coding sequence ATGAGTGTCCCCGACCTGACTTTCGTGCTGGGTGGCGCACGCTCGGGCAAGAGCGCGTTCGCCGAACGTCTCGCTGAGCAAAGCGGCCTGCCCGTCACCTACCTCGCCACGGCCGCCGTGAGCGACGAGCCCGAGATGCGCGCGCGCATCGCCCATCATCGCGCACAGCGTCCGGCGCATTGGGCGAGCGTGGAAGTCGGCCGCGATCTCGCCGGCGCATTGCGCGCTGTCGCCCGCGACGGCCATTGCGTGCTCGTCGACTGTCTGCCGCTGTGGCTCGCCGGCTGGCTCTGTCCGCCGGACGATCACCCTGAAGGGCCCGCCGACGATGCGCAATGGCAGGAGGTCGTTGCATCGCTCGCGCAAACGCTCGCCACGCTGCCAGGCAGGATCGTCGTCGTGAGCAATGAGATCGGCCTGGGCGTGGTCCCGCTGGGATCGCTCACGCGCCGCTACGTCGACGAGCTCGGACGCCTGAACCAGCGCGTTGCCGCGCTCGCGCCGCAAGTGCGCTTCGTCGTCGCCGGCCTGCCGATGGCCGTCAAAGGATAA
- a CDS encoding cobyric acid synthase, with protein MSEIPVNFAAPPQVRRGTLMIQGTSSDAGKSTLVAGLCRLLHRDGVRVAPFKPQNMALNSAVTADGGEIGRAQALQAQAAGVAPHTDFNPVLLKPSSDRGAQVIIGGKVVADLDARAYHEYKPRAMAAVLAAYERLRAGYDAVLVEGAGSPAEVNLRARDIANMGFAEAVDAPVLLVADIDRGGVFAQLIGTLACLSESERERIEGFVINRFRGDPSLLTSGLEWLEARTGIPVLGVLPYLHGLHLDGEDMLPGERHAAASDEARLRVAVPALPRISNHTDFDALRAHPQVDFRYVAAGEAWPAADLVILPGSKHVRADLAWLRAQGWAPAIARHLRYGGKVLGICGGLQMLGEAIHDPLGLEGEAGTTAGLGWLDVETTMQAQKQLRVVSGQLAVGDDARPLAPVKGYEIHMGVTQGAALARPAVWLDDGGTDGARSADDQVMGTYLHGLFDTPQALQALLAWAGASDIAMQDYDALREASLDRLADSMAGHLDLARVWACLR; from the coding sequence ATGAGTGAAATCCCTGTCAATTTCGCAGCGCCTCCGCAGGTGCGTCGCGGCACCCTGATGATCCAGGGAACGTCGTCGGACGCGGGCAAGAGCACGCTCGTCGCCGGTCTGTGCCGGCTACTCCATCGCGACGGCGTTCGCGTGGCGCCGTTCAAGCCACAGAACATGGCGCTCAACAGCGCCGTGACGGCCGACGGTGGCGAGATCGGCCGTGCGCAGGCGTTGCAGGCGCAGGCGGCCGGGGTCGCTCCGCACACCGACTTCAATCCCGTGCTGCTCAAGCCGAGCAGCGATCGCGGCGCGCAGGTCATCATCGGCGGCAAGGTCGTGGCCGATCTCGACGCGCGCGCCTATCACGAGTACAAACCCCGGGCGATGGCCGCCGTGCTCGCCGCGTACGAGCGTCTGCGCGCCGGCTACGATGCGGTGCTCGTCGAAGGGGCGGGCAGTCCGGCCGAGGTGAACCTGCGTGCGCGCGATATCGCGAACATGGGCTTCGCCGAAGCGGTCGACGCGCCCGTGCTGCTCGTCGCCGACATCGATCGCGGCGGCGTGTTTGCACAGTTGATCGGCACGCTCGCGTGTCTGTCGGAGAGCGAGCGCGAGCGCATCGAGGGCTTCGTCATCAACCGCTTTCGCGGCGATCCGTCGCTGCTCACGAGCGGACTCGAATGGCTCGAAGCGCGCACGGGCATTCCCGTGCTCGGCGTGTTGCCGTATCTGCACGGCTTGCATCTCGATGGCGAAGACATGCTGCCCGGCGAGCGTCATGCGGCGGCCAGTGACGAGGCGCGCCTGCGTGTGGCCGTACCCGCCTTGCCGCGCATCAGCAATCACACCGACTTCGATGCCTTGCGCGCCCACCCGCAGGTCGACTTCCGCTACGTCGCGGCGGGCGAAGCGTGGCCGGCGGCCGATCTCGTCATCCTGCCCGGCAGCAAGCACGTGCGCGCCGATCTCGCGTGGTTGCGCGCGCAGGGCTGGGCGCCGGCCATCGCACGACACCTGCGCTACGGCGGCAAGGTGCTGGGAATTTGCGGCGGTTTGCAGATGCTCGGCGAAGCGATTCACGACCCGCTCGGACTGGAGGGCGAGGCCGGCACGACAGCCGGGCTGGGATGGCTCGACGTCGAAACGACCATGCAGGCGCAGAAGCAACTGCGCGTGGTGAGCGGGCAACTCGCCGTGGGCGATGACGCGCGGCCGTTGGCCCCGGTCAAGGGCTACGAGATCCATATGGGCGTGACGCAGGGGGCGGCGCTGGCCCGGCCGGCCGTGTGGCTGGACGACGGGGGCACCGACGGCGCGCGCTCGGCCGACGATCAGGTGATGGGCACGTATCTGCACGGCCTGTTCGACACGCCACAGGCGCTGCAGGCGCTTCTTGCGTGGGCCGGCGCCAGTGACATCGCGATGCAGGACTACGACGCGCTGCGTGAGGCATCGCTCGACCGGCTGGCGGATTCGATGGCCGGACATCTCGATCTGGCGCGTGTGTGGGCCTGTCTGCGCTGA
- a CDS encoding ParA family protein, giving the protein MPVIVVANPKGGVGKSTLATNLAGYLAAQGHAVMLGDTDRQQSSRAWLGLRPAGLRPIAAWEVDHNEVARPPKGTTHAVLDTPAGLHGKRLDTILRLADHVLVPLQPSIFDILATRDFLQKLGEEKAVRQGDVRIGVVGMRVDARTRAADQLARYCDEAGLPVLGMLRNTQNYVQLAAHGLTLWDVAPGRVERDLPQWDGITAFVAK; this is encoded by the coding sequence ATGCCGGTGATCGTGGTGGCGAATCCAAAGGGCGGCGTGGGCAAGAGCACGCTGGCGACGAATCTGGCCGGGTATCTGGCGGCACAAGGCCATGCCGTGATGCTCGGCGACACGGACCGTCAGCAGTCTTCCCGGGCGTGGCTCGGCCTGCGGCCCGCCGGTTTGCGGCCGATTGCCGCGTGGGAAGTCGATCACAACGAAGTCGCCCGTCCACCCAAGGGCACCACGCACGCCGTGCTCGATACGCCGGCGGGGCTCCACGGCAAGCGGCTCGACACGATTCTCCGGCTTGCCGATCACGTGCTGGTGCCGCTGCAGCCTTCGATCTTCGATATCCTCGCCACGCGCGACTTCCTGCAGAAGCTGGGCGAGGAGAAGGCCGTGCGGCAGGGCGACGTGCGCATCGGCGTGGTCGGCATGCGCGTGGACGCGCGCACCCGGGCGGCCGATCAACTCGCGCGCTATTGCGACGAAGCGGGGCTGCCGGTGCTGGGTATGCTGCGCAACACGCAGAACTACGTGCAACTCGCTGCGCATGGCCTCACGCTGTGGGATGTCGCTCCCGGACGCGTGGAGCGCGATCTGCCGCAGTGGGACGGCATTACGGCGTTCGTGGCGAAGTGA
- the panD gene encoding aspartate 1-decarboxylase has protein sequence MYRTMLKSKIHRATVTHCELHYEGSCAIDENLLEASGLVENEQIDIFNVNNGERFTTYAIRGERGSGMISLNGAAARRAQLGDIVIIVSYAQVEEKEVLAGFKPKLVFVDEKNVQKGERDHVPLQAWEETRAFEAAAAK, from the coding sequence ATGTACCGCACCATGCTCAAGTCGAAGATCCATCGCGCCACCGTAACGCATTGCGAATTGCATTACGAAGGCTCGTGCGCGATCGACGAGAACCTGCTCGAAGCCTCGGGCCTTGTCGAAAATGAGCAAATCGACATCTTCAACGTCAACAACGGCGAACGTTTCACCACCTATGCCATTCGCGGCGAACGCGGCAGCGGCATGATCTCGCTCAATGGCGCCGCCGCACGCCGCGCGCAACTGGGCGACATCGTGATCATCGTGTCGTACGCGCAGGTCGAGGAGAAGGAAGTGCTGGCAGGCTTCAAGCCGAAGCTGGTGTTCGTCGACGAGAAGAACGTGCAGAAGGGCGAGCGCGATCACGTGCCGCTCCAGGCGTGGGAAGAGACCCGCGCGTTCGAGGCGGCCGCCGCGAAGTAA
- the panC gene encoding pantoate--beta-alanine ligase, with product MKIIPSIPELRDQLRGQNRVAFVPTMGNLHEGHLSLMRLARQHGDPVVASIFVNRLQFGPNEDFDKYPRTMQDDIEKLTRENVYVLFAPDEKEMYPEPQEYRVEPPHDLGDILEGEFRPGFFKGVCTVVTKLFSCVQPRVAVFGKKDYQQLMIVRSMCRQFALPIEIIAAETVRADDGLALSSRNRYLSDAERAEAPQLYRLLNQVCDDVNGGKTDYTALEAAAMKTLVERGWKPDYVSIRQRANLRVPAPGAAPAESLVVLAAARLGTTRLIDNLEI from the coding sequence ATGAAAATCATCCCCTCGATTCCCGAACTGCGCGACCAACTGCGCGGACAGAATCGCGTCGCCTTCGTGCCCACGATGGGCAATCTGCATGAAGGGCATCTGTCGCTCATGCGGCTGGCGCGCCAGCACGGCGATCCGGTCGTTGCCAGCATCTTCGTGAACCGCCTGCAATTCGGGCCGAACGAGGACTTCGACAAGTACCCGCGCACCATGCAGGACGACATCGAGAAGCTCACGCGCGAGAACGTCTACGTACTGTTCGCGCCGGACGAGAAGGAGATGTATCCCGAGCCGCAGGAGTATCGCGTCGAGCCGCCGCACGATCTGGGCGACATTCTGGAAGGCGAATTCCGACCGGGGTTCTTCAAAGGGGTGTGCACGGTCGTCACCAAGCTCTTTTCCTGCGTGCAGCCGCGTGTGGCGGTGTTCGGCAAGAAGGACTACCAGCAGTTGATGATCGTGCGCAGCATGTGCCGTCAGTTCGCGCTGCCCATCGAGATCATCGCCGCCGAGACGGTGCGTGCCGACGACGGTCTGGCACTGTCCTCACGCAACCGCTATCTGTCGGACGCGGAGCGCGCCGAAGCGCCGCAGCTCTATCGTCTGCTGAACCAGGTCTGCGACGACGTGAATGGCGGCAAGACCGATTACACAGCCTTGGAAGCGGCCGCCATGAAGACGCTCGTCGAGCGTGGCTGGAAGCCCGACTACGTGTCGATCCGTCAACGTGCGAACCTGCGCGTGCCCGCACCGGGCGCGGCGCCGGCCGAAAGTCTGGTGGTGCTCGCGGCCGCCAGGCTCGGCACCACGCGCCTGATCGACAATCTCGAAATCTGA
- a CDS encoding segregation and condensation protein A, producing MPTPQDGQDSTPDTVDGVARARLYGEPLFALPNDLYIPPDALEIFLEAFEGPLDLLLYLIRKQNFNVLDIPMAQVTKQYLLYVDQIRRTNLELASEYLLMAAMLIEIKSRMLLPVKKADTGEEAEDPRAELVRRLLEYEQMKLAAQKLDTLPVLGRDFLRSQVYIEQSLQPRFPDVDAEDLRAAWAEVLRRAKLVQHHKISREELSVREHMSQILRRLQGARFMEFTELFDVTRGVPVVVVNFIAMLELSRESLLEITQAEPFAPIYVRLTYSPN from the coding sequence TTGCCCACACCGCAGGACGGTCAGGACTCCACGCCCGACACGGTCGACGGCGTGGCACGGGCGCGCCTGTATGGCGAGCCGCTCTTCGCGCTGCCCAACGATCTCTATATCCCGCCGGACGCGCTCGAGATTTTCCTCGAAGCGTTCGAAGGCCCGCTCGACTTGTTGTTGTATCTGATCCGCAAGCAGAACTTCAACGTGCTCGACATCCCGATGGCGCAGGTCACGAAACAGTACCTGCTCTATGTCGACCAGATCCGCAGAACCAACCTCGAGCTTGCCTCCGAATATCTGCTGATGGCAGCCATGCTCATCGAGATCAAGTCGCGCATGCTGCTGCCGGTCAAGAAGGCCGACACGGGCGAAGAAGCCGAGGATCCGCGCGCCGAACTCGTACGCCGTCTGCTGGAATACGAGCAGATGAAGCTCGCCGCGCAGAAGCTCGACACGCTGCCGGTACTCGGGCGCGACTTCCTGCGCTCGCAGGTGTACATCGAACAGAGCCTCCAGCCGCGCTTTCCCGACGTCGACGCCGAGGACCTGCGCGCGGCGTGGGCCGAAGTGCTGCGCCGGGCCAAACTGGTGCAGCATCACAAGATCTCACGCGAAGAACTGTCGGTGCGCGAGCACATGAGCCAGATTCTGCGACGGCTGCAGGGCGCGCGCTTCATGGAGTTCACCGAACTCTTCGACGTCACGCGCGGCGTGCCGGTCGTGGTGGTGAACTTCATCGCCATGCTCGAACTCTCGCGCGAATCGCTGCTGGAAATCACGCAAGCCGAGCCGTTTGCGCCGATCTATGTCCGCCTGACCTACTCGCCAAACTAG
- a CDS encoding DUF3460 family protein, with protein sequence MYESDITQFIKQLKAEKPTLEAEQRQGRALLWDKQPIDMEERRRAQQSRVAQQPYVYQSE encoded by the coding sequence ATGTACGAGTCCGACATCACCCAATTCATCAAGCAACTGAAGGCGGAAAAGCCGACGCTGGAAGCGGAACAGCGCCAGGGCCGTGCCCTGCTGTGGGACAAGCAGCCGATCGATATGGAAGAGCGCCGCCGCGCCCAGCAGTCGCGTGTGGCCCAGCAGCCGTACGTCTACCAGAGCGAATAA
- a CDS encoding autotransporter assembly complex protein TamA gives MARVVLAALVSSLSIPGLAHADYRVRVDAPNGLAKLLKSNLDLVRYADRDDIGDAQFEHLIATVGEQVQELTSTEGYFSPVTHVDVATANGKRDVHVTVESGPRTHIKDVDLKFIGPVAESDPQRVEQLRNAWGLPVEAPFRQADWDKAKNDTLFQLGQKRYHAAKMTFSRAVVDADHEAASLAATYDSGPPFTLGPLVITGTRRYPAQIIRNVNPLSEGEAFDADRLQELQRQIQATPYFSNVIISVTEDPSKAENAPVEVKVREFPEHRVQSGVGYTTDTGASVNGRYSYYNLFGRAWTFDTQARLEQYRQGGYAEIAMPPDTNAYTNSLRGSFDRTYLNGLDQRSLQIGIKRARSRERYDWAYTLDFYRTDERPDGGARFLNKALVPAFSWNRRDVDDLIFPRKGNIINTQIGFAAKPVLTDQSFVRLYGRIRQYFPVAERDLVLARLELGAVLTNGNSNRIPSSLLFFAGGTSSIRGYTYQSIGRQQNGTTFPTKYLATASLEYQRWVTRDWGGAVFWDVGTATDDYRHPTPLYHGVGVGLRWRSPVGPVNVDLGYGLHDRRFRPAISLGVAF, from the coding sequence ATAGCGCGGGTCGTCCTGGCTGCCCTGGTAAGCAGCCTTTCGATCCCCGGCCTGGCGCATGCCGACTATCGCGTTCGCGTCGACGCCCCGAACGGCCTCGCCAAGCTCCTCAAGTCCAATCTCGACCTCGTGCGCTACGCCGATCGCGACGACATTGGCGACGCCCAGTTCGAGCACCTCATCGCCACTGTTGGCGAGCAGGTGCAGGAACTGACTTCGACCGAGGGCTATTTTTCACCGGTCACGCATGTGGACGTGGCGACCGCCAACGGCAAGCGCGACGTGCACGTCACCGTCGAGTCCGGCCCCCGCACCCATATCAAGGACGTCGATCTGAAGTTCATCGGTCCGGTCGCCGAGAGCGATCCGCAGCGCGTCGAGCAGTTGCGCAACGCCTGGGGACTGCCCGTCGAAGCACCGTTTCGTCAGGCCGACTGGGACAAGGCAAAGAACGATACGCTGTTCCAACTCGGACAAAAGCGCTATCACGCGGCGAAGATGACCTTCTCGCGCGCGGTGGTCGATGCCGATCACGAAGCCGCGTCGCTGGCCGCCACCTACGACAGCGGGCCGCCGTTCACGCTGGGACCGCTTGTCATCACCGGCACGCGCCGCTATCCGGCGCAGATCATCCGCAACGTCAATCCGCTGTCCGAGGGCGAGGCTTTCGACGCGGATCGGTTGCAGGAACTGCAGCGCCAGATCCAGGCCACGCCGTATTTTTCGAACGTGATCATCTCGGTGACGGAAGACCCCTCGAAAGCCGAGAATGCACCGGTGGAAGTGAAGGTGCGCGAATTTCCCGAGCATCGCGTGCAAAGCGGTGTGGGGTACACGACCGACACCGGCGCGAGCGTGAACGGGCGCTATTCCTACTACAACCTGTTCGGCCGCGCGTGGACCTTCGATACGCAGGCGCGTCTGGAGCAATACCGGCAGGGCGGCTATGCGGAGATCGCCATGCCGCCCGATACGAACGCCTATACCAACAGCCTGCGCGGCTCGTTCGATCGCACTTACCTGAACGGTCTCGACCAGCGCTCGCTGCAGATCGGCATCAAGCGTGCACGCTCACGCGAGCGCTACGACTGGGCCTACACGCTCGACTTCTACCGCACCGACGAGCGGCCTGACGGCGGCGCGCGCTTCCTCAACAAGGCGCTCGTGCCGGCGTTCTCGTGGAACCGCCGCGACGTGGACGACCTGATCTTTCCGCGCAAGGGCAACATCATCAACACGCAGATCGGCTTCGCGGCCAAGCCTGTACTCACCGATCAGAGCTTCGTGCGCCTCTACGGCCGTATCCGCCAGTATTTTCCGGTTGCCGAACGCGATCTCGTGCTCGCGCGGCTGGAACTCGGCGCGGTGCTCACCAACGGCAACAGCAACCGGATTCCGTCGTCGCTGCTGTTCTTCGCGGGCGGCACGTCGTCGATTCGCGGCTACACGTACCAGAGCATCGGGCGGCAGCAGAACGGCACCACGTTCCCGACGAAGTACCTTGCCACGGCGAGTCTCGAATATCAGCGCTGGGTCACGCGCGACTGGGGCGGCGCGGTGTTCTGGGACGTGGGGACGGCCACGGACGACTATCGTCACCCCACGCCGCTGTATCACGGCGTCGGCGTCGGCCTGCGCTGGCGAAGCCCCGTCGGGCCGGTGAACGTGGACCTCGGCTACGGCTTGCACGACCGGCGCTTCCGCCCGGCCATCTCGCTGGGGGTGGCGTTCTGA